GCGGTTCGTTGCCGTAAAGAGTGAGGAGCAACAGGCTGCGGGCTTGGTATTTCGAACCCGTTAGTGCGGCAACGAACCCAGCTAATCAACGCGATCCGAGGACACCTCACGGAGTATGGCTGGATTGCGCCCAAGGGGCCATCACATGTGGCGAAACTTACCGATCACATCGAAGAAGAAAGCCATGGCCAGTTCACTTCCCGAAGCGGCCCGCCCCATGTTACGAATGATGCTAGACCTGCTCGCCGAGTTGAATGGCAAGATCGCATATCTCGACCGGGAGATCGCTCGGCGCGCTCGCGAAGACGAGGTATCGCGCAGGCTGATGACCATTCCTGGCATTGGCCCAATCTGCGCCACCGCGATCGCCGCTCTAGCGCCGCCGGCCGAGAGCTTTTCAAAAGGCCGTGACTTCGCGGCATGGGCTCGGTCTCACGCCTCTTCAAAGATCGACAGGCGGCAAGCAGAAGCTCGGTGCGACATCCAATATGGGCGAACGCACGCTTAGGCGCCTCCTCATCATCGGCAGCAGCGCGGTTGCGCAACAGGCGAGCAAACGCGGTGCGCCAAGTGGTTCGTGGCTCGAACAGATGCTGGCTCGCCAACAAGATGGCGCGGATCGTCTGGGCGCTACTTATCAAGCGGGAGAATTACAGGGCTCCGGTCGCAGCCAAGGCGTGATCCTGGCGGACCTGAGGTCGTCGGAGGTGTAGTCGGTCGAAGGAGAGTATGGCGCAACAGTCGGCGAGACGAGGCCGGAAGAACCAGGCGTACTCATCGTGCCCAGAGCACGCTTTTATGATTTGGTTCCGGACTGCGAACTCCCATACGAGCCCGCAGCTTCATCGCTGCACCAACAGAGGCCGGACAGATGGCAGCATCCGACTACGTGCCGATCTTCTTCAAAAATCGCTTGCATCTCGCGGGATACCGGTGCGGCGCTGAGCGCCGCCTGCGCGAATTCCTGCGCGATCTCCGGCGTGCTCTTGGCCGCCATACAGCCCCTTCCCGGCCAACGCCGACTGTATCCACGACAGCCGTCGTCATCCCTATGAGATTTAGTGAATGGATCAATTTCGGCGAGGATTGCATCCTCGCCAAATCTGAAAGTCCCGCGGAAGGTAAGGGCGCATCGCGATGCTGCCCGTGAGAGCGCCTTTCCCCAGTCAGACGTGCGGTTAGAGCTCAAGGCGCTCTTGCGTCAGTCCGCAGAACGAAGCGCCTCTGGAGCGCGATTGGCGCAATGAATTGCATCTGGGCCGCTGCCGGGCGCCTCCGCGGTCATTTTTTGGGGAGATCGAGCGCCGCCATGCCCGTAGATCTGCCGGCCGAGCGTTTTCAACAAACGCCCCATTCAGCGTGCCGGCATCCGAAAACAACAGGACGTAGCGAGGGCCGGGTGGAAGAAAATTGACGCTCCTCGCAATCGGATGGCCGCTTCACAGCTCAAGCCCGCGGTCCCCAAGCACTTGGCGCATCAGAGGGCCCTTGATCTCGCGGGCGATCTCCTCGCTGATCTGGGCTCCGAATTGCAACTCGGCATCGCTATCTCCGGTTAGCTGATGCTCGGCGAGCCGTTGCTCAAGGCGGCTCGGAAACTCCTCGTCCATCGCCTGCCTGAGCCGGCCCTCCATCTGTGCATAGGCTTGTGGGGCGATCCGGCTCACCACCATCTCCCAGGGCTGCCAGCGAGTTGCCAGATAGTCGGCGAACCCCGCCGCCTCCTCATTGCGCACCTGGATCTCGGCTGCGGTGAGGTCGTCTTCAGTGACGTGGGCGACATCAAAGAATCGCATGTCCGGAGCGATGAGCTGCAGGTCCAGCCGCTCACGTAGCTTGACCTGATAGGCGAGATAGACCTCGATCTCGTCGACGAAGCCGAGCGAGTCGACCTTTTGACGGGCGATCGGCTCGAGCGCGTTCAGGCGGAACAGGACCCGCGCTTGCTGGATGAGTTCGCCGAGCCGATCGTCATAGGCTCCGTCCTCGACATCAGCCTTCAGACGTGCGGTCTGCATGCCGTTCCAGGTCAGGGTGACGCGATCCTGGCAGGTCTCGCTCGCCCCGTAGGCCAGCTCAAAAAACTGCCGCCGCAATTCCGGCCTGATCGCGGCCTGCCGTAGATCCTCGGCCACCGCCTCTCGGAATTCGGGATTGTCATAATTCACAGTCTTCTGCAGCTTGTCGAGGAAGAGCGCGTATTGCGGGGCACCCTCCTCGTGGGCGAAGTTCTGCCAGGCGGCGATCGCCTCCGGCTCGCCCTTCAACCAGTCCGCGACCGCATCGGCCAGCGGCCGTTCCTGGTCCACCATCGTCCCCTCATCCATTGAAAAGAAGACGCGCGGGCCGGCATAGCTCCGCGCATTCAGGGCTGCCGCCAAATTCGTCCGCACCTGCTCGGGCAGCGCATTATCCTCCACATAAACCATGCACCCAGGACCTAGCCGGGTTAGCAGGGTCTCCGGCAGGCTGGTCAGCCGATTGTTGCGTGCCTCGAGCATCTGGAGCTCGGTCGGGAGGTTCTCGGGCAAGCTCGACAGGCTGTTGCCGCTGACGTGGAGTCTCTGGAGCTCAGTCGGGAGTGTCTCGGGCAGGCTGGTCAGCCGGTTATCGCGGGCGAAGAGCAACAGGAGCTCGGCCGGGAGAGTGTCGGGCAGGCTGGTCAGCCGGTTGCCGTCGGCTTCGAGCTCTTTGAGTTCAGGCGGGAGAGTGTCGGGTAGACTGGTCAACCGGTTGCTACCGAGGGCAAGCGACTGAAGTCCGGTCGGTAGGGTGTCGGGTAGGCGGGTCAACAGGTTGCCGCGGACATCGAGGTCCTGGAGCCCGGCCGGCAGGTTGTCTGGCAGGCTGGTCAGCCGGTTGCTGCAGACGGCGAGTGTCGAAAGGCTCTCCGGAAGCGTTTCGGGAAGCCCGGTCAGCTGGTTGCCGCCGATGACCAGAGACTGGAGTCCGGTCGGGAGGGTGTCGGGCAGGCGGGTTAACCGGTTGTTGCTGGCACCAAGCGTCCGGAGTCCGGACGGGAGGGTGTCAGGCAGGCGCACCAGCTCGTTGTCGCTGACATTGAGCGACTGGAGCCCGGGCGGAAGGGCGGCGGGCAGTGTCGTCAGGCCCAGATCATGCAGCTCCAGCCCTGCATAGACGTCGCCGGCCTCTGCCCAGGCTCTTATTCGTCTTACGGCCTCTTGGCGGTCTTCGTCTTCCGTCTGCCCCTCCTCGGCGGCCCAGGTGTCCAAGATGTGGTCGAGCCGCGATTGCCTGAGGACGGGGTCAAGGTCCGTCGTACTGCCATCGCCCGGCCGGAGCTGTCGGCCGAGGATTGATGCTCCGAGATTTTGCTGCCAAGGAATTGCCGGCCTCGTTGGCCACTCAGGCACCACATCAGCGGGCTCCGCCCACCAATGCCCCTCCTGATCGAAACTTTGCGTCGGCCAATCGGCAGCTGCATCCACGCCGTGCCAACTATCCGTCAGACTGAAATTGCCGGCTGGCAACTGGCCACCCCGATCCGCGGCCGCAAAAAGCAGATCTTGATTGCCCTCTCGTCCAGAGAAGGCGGGCGAATCCGAGGGCAACCGCGAGGTGCCTTGTCCGACGCGATCCCCGTGCGGCATTCTCAAAAAATCTGCATCTCTGTTCGACACAACGTCGCGGCCGCCGAGACTATTTGAATTGGTGGGCGGGCGCTCGCGCGGATTCAACTCGTTCAGGTGCTGCTGAAACCCCGCTTGGTACTCCTGCTGCTGTTCCAGCTCGTCGTCGTTCGCCCGCTCGACATCCTCGAATGGGTGGAGGTGGTTGAACGGATCCATCCAATTCTCCTGACAAATCTGAGCAGCTAACGTCGAACCTGGATAAACACGTTCTCGCTACGCGGCTTAGCTTTCGAGAAGCTGACGAGGAATCAGAATGATTGTAACTGCCCTGTTAGGTCTCCGTGGGAGGCTTAGCGCTTGAATGCTCGTACCGCAGTTCGACATGCCGAGCCCGGACCATCTTGGGGTTTCGAGAAGCCGATTTCTGAGCCTCTCAAGAACGTCCGGGCTTGTGGGCGCCGGAAAATTCATGCCGGGAATCATCGCAATGTCGGTACCAGTCTGGTCCACTGAACGTAAGGTCATATGTCCGCCGCTGCATGGTCCATATCTTCCGACACCGCCTTGCTAGCGACCTTCTCCGATCCGGCGCGACTTTGTCACAGAGCGGCCAATTGCTACGAAGCGAGAGCCATGACCTAAGCGGCATCTTTGACGAAGGTAGAATCCAAAGACTCGCACATTGACCCTGCCGGGGGTGGTACGCATCCAATGACCCCTTCCGCGATTCGCAACGCGAGCGGGCCAAGCGTTTGGAGACAAGGATTTGGAGGCAAGAGTTTGGAGACAACGAGCAACATGAGGCGCGGCGGCTTGCCGAGTTCGTCTCCTTAATGGCGAAGAAGGCGACGACCATCAGCACGAAGCTCGCTGTAGCCTGGGCGCTCTGCCACTCGATCGGCACGCATCATGGCCTTGCGATCAACCGCCGTTTGCGGTTTCGCGCGCCACGTCGCGAATATCGTGCCGGGAGCAGACATCTTGCGATCCTGCGTGCCGCGCCAAGCTACATGAGCGACGCGGAAGATCGGGGCGCTACTGGGTGAAATCCTTGTCGTCGTCTTCGAGCAGCGCCTCGAGTGCGATGATCGTATCATTGTGCGGAAAATCGTCGGGCACGCCCCCCAAAGCCTTGAGCGCAAGATGTGCAGCCACGTTTTCCGGCCGTGAGGCAGGCGGGCTCGGCTTTGTCGCCACATGCGTCTATTCCTAGGGCGATGGGGCTGCTGCGCCTTCCGGCGCTGGCTCCGCTTGCTTCAGACGCTCTAGGTAGCCGGGAGCGCGCGAAATCACCGCCTCGACGACCGTGTCCAGGACGGGATCGCCGCCGGCAGGCATGGCTTCGACCTCGGCCTTGGCCGCCATTGCATGGTGCGTCACGGCCTGAGCAATCTCGGAGACGCGCCGGATCGTCTGCGCTGGAGAGAGCTTGCAGTCGATGGCGAAGCGCTCCCAGTGGTTGCGTCCGAGCTGGTCGGCCTGCTTCTGCCCGCCGATCTTCTGCGCCATGTTGCGGGTGATCTTCGGATATGGCGCCGCACAGACGATGTCGTAACCTGGCGCCATGGCGGCGCCGCGCGCCGATAGCATCAGCGAGTAATTTTTGGCGTGGGAATCCGTGTTCCACACCATCGGATTGAAGATGGCAAGATCGACGAAGCGGGCGGTCTGCTGTGCGGTCATGTAGCGCTGGGTCACGCCCATCATGTCGGTTAATGATGGTCCTTTTAGGCCTCTATCGTTGTTCTGGTACTTGGCAGCTGGCGGTCGGCTCAGGGCTTGGCAGAAGTCCTCCTGGTGCAGCCGCCGCCACCTCTTACCGTCAAGACGGCGGTCATAGCGCTCAACCAGCAGGTAGCTACGTTCGCCTGCCGTCCCGGTCGTCACCTTCGGCGTCGGGATTCCGATCATGCGCGCGAGCGTCAGGCAGAATGCCTCGTTTTGGACGGCGCCAGGCAAGCGCTCGCCATCGGGCTTGATGATGTGGGTCGATGGCGCGCCGTCGATCGGTATGTACAGGGTGTCGCCATCCAGAGCGACGGCGAGCTTCGTCTGCACACCGGCAAGCGACATCGACACGCCATCTTCGCCGACGAGGAAGGGCTTGTTGGGTAGCTCATTGAGGATGCGCGCGAGCGAGGCCTTGTCGGGGATCTCTCGCCATTTGCCGGCGATCAGCCCGGTGCCAGGTTGTCCGATGGAGAGCGCGCCGGCGGTGTCGCGGCCCATCTCGGCAAGAAGACCGATGACATCGGCCGGCGACTTGCCGAGCATATGACCTACGGTCCCGAGAGTTGCGTTCTCCGGCAGCAGATTTGCCGCCCATACCAGAATTGCCGAAGCATCATGCGACGCCCGCGAGAGCGGCATGGTGAGCGACACAGGGAAGGCGCCGGTCAGCCCGCGCCAGGATTCGGCGTAGGTGAAGCCTGACGCTTCGCCGGCGGCCGTGATCCAACCGACCTCTCGCGTCTCAAAGTAGACCGGAAGACGGTCCATGAGGCTCCTCCTCGTCGCTGTCGGGAATGTCCGGTGTCTCGGAAGTGTTCGCGCGGCGGACTTGCGCATCCTTGAGAACCTCCTCGATGCGCAGCCCGAGCACGTTTGCCACGTGCAGGCTGCGCCCGAGCTGACAGGTGCTTTTTCCGGCCTCAAGGTCGACGATGAAGCGCTTTCCTGTCCCGCTCACCATGGCCAGCTCGTCCTGCCGGAGGCCCTGGCGTTTGCGTTCTTCCTGGATGAGGCGACCGAATGCTGCAGCGAACTCGGCGGCTTGGCGTGCGACACCGGTCTCGCCAGGAGCCTCGTCTCCGCCCGAGGGGGGAGTGCGTTTTGGAGGCGTGTTCATAGCTCTCTCGTCGTAAGTTACCGAGCGGGAACTTTATGGGTTGAGACAGCGAATGTCCAGAGAAAAGTTACCGAACGGGAACTTTTCCACTATCCGATGGAAAGAGGATAAACTTACCGAACGGGAACTTTTGTCTCAAAACGAGACTGAGCGGTCCGGAAAGTTACCGATCGGGAATTCTGCTCCGAGCAACTGGGTTCTTTGAAGAGGAGGTCGACGACGACGGTGCGCCGGGAAATCCGAGCCGATCCCCGTCGAGCGAAGCATGGTCCTTAGCGTCCGCTCGGTGTCGAGCGGCGCTGCCGGCCCACAACGATCTCCGCGACTGGCAGCGGATGGGGGATATAGGAGACGAGCTCGCTGCGACGAGTAACCGCGTCAAAACATGAGGCGCTAGGTGATCCGGGCGTGCCCATGATTGCCAGCGCACTTCCCATTCGTGTGAAAGGCCGGATGATTCAAGCCACGCAGTTCAAGATCAATGGAGAAGCTATGACCAAGCGCCAAATGATCCAAGGAACGCAATCCCGGTTGCAATCTGACACCAAACTAGGGTGGCTTTGCGCAGCCGAAGGCCGCCTCCTCGATACATGCGCCATGTCGGCGGCAGACCTCGTCGAGGTCGCGAACGGGTCCGAGGAAATCGGGAAGCCGCCCTGCAGGCGGTTTGTCATGAACCGCGAAGATCGAAGGCGAGAGCCCGATGCGACGCCCCGGCCGTTGTCCGCATACGCTCGCGGTTGGCCGAGATCGCCGCGCGCCCGGCTGAAGCAGGCGATGAAGAATTCCATCGTTCGATGCAAAATTATCGTTAGGTCGAGCAGATAGTCGATAAACAGGCGGGAGCGCCCATCCGCTCCGGTCGCGATCTGTTGCGCAACGTCTCGCGCAACGTCGATTCCGTGCTTGAGTTCACCCGGATCTCGACAATCGGTGAACCAGAATTTGCCGAATTTGAGAATGCCCTCAAGACCACACAGGTCTGTGTAGTGATTGTGATCTCGATGCTGGATGCGCCCGCGGCGCTAGCATGTGGCGCGGCGGACAGAGCCCTGGTATGGCGCTTGCTGCGCATGGGGCTATCGGCTGCATTCCTTCTGTGGGCGCCGATTATGGTTTTTGCCGGTGCAGGGCGAGCAAATCGTGCTTGCGCTCGGCCACGAACCAGCCATCGCGCTTCTAGCAATATCTGTTCGGGCTGGGCTGGGGCATCTTGCCGACATTGTGGTTCCTGGCGATCCGCAGTTTCATGGCGGCGGTCAACTACCCGACGCCAGGCTTGTGGATCACTCTCGCCGCCATCCCGACCAACGCACTCTGTTGATTAGGCCAAATCGGCTTGCCGCAACTTCACTTGTTCGGAGCCGGCCTTGCGACCGGCCTTGTGAACAGTGCGATTTTCGTTGCCGGGATTTGGTTCGTCATACGGTGTGTCGCCCGTTCCGCGACCCGGGACGCCGGTTTCGGTGCGGTTTTCGGGCTTTTTTTTCGTGGCGGCGCTTCCGATGGGTGTGATCAGCACGACAGCCGTTGCCCATCAGATTGCCTTCCAACTCGCAATTGCCCTTTTCATGATTCCGTTCTGCATCGGGATGGCGGTGAGCGTACGGCGGATTGACAACATTCATCTTCGCCTGTCTGCAGAAGTGTGGTGATAGCCGCTTTGGTCCGGCGGCCCCGATGGCTGTGCGCACGTGCATCTTGATGACGGAGGAGTCGTTTAGCATTTCGTGTAAACCGTCAGATCGTCAGATTTAGTTGCCGCTGGCCGCGGAGAAATTGATGATGGCAAGCGAGCAATTCCCACGATCACCCTTCTTTTTGTTGTTTGCTCCGCTGCCTGCGCTTTGACGCTATCGGAAGCCCGTCTTGCGGAGTTGCACAAACAGTCCCATAGCAAGCCTTCTCACCCTTGTAGTTGGCCAGCGCTTCGACCAACGTCGACATGACGTCCTGTTTCAGTTCGTCGGGGATAGGCTCAGGACCGCCTAGCGAGTTCAACGCCACCTCGATCAATTCGATTGCGCGATCCTTGTTGCCGCTCTCATAATAATACTGAGCGACCGTCCCATAGGACAGGTACTTGAAACCACCGTCCCCTTGCGGAGGATTCAGCGCAAGAATGTGTTCGGACAACTCTTTGCCCATCGCGAGGCGCTCGGCAGACGGGAAGTGGGAGTTGTCATTCGCCGGATCAAAGAGTTGGCGCAGCGCCCCTTCCATCCACATCTCATCTTTTTTGTCGATCGCGTCGCGAGCGAATTGCCTCAAAACCGGCAAGCCGGTCTGCAAGTTGCGCAGTTTGTGAAGCAACAGTTCCGCATGGAGTGCGCGGAAGCGGAGATCGTCCGGCATCACCGCGACGGCCTCTTCGACCGCCGAAACCGCCTTTGCCCAATCCTCCGCCTCCATCGCCGGCCGAAGCTTGGCGAGACTCGACTCAGTCAGCGTCCTTTCGCGCATTTCGCGTCGTCCGCTGTCGATCCGCTCTGTATCGGCAGCTTTAGCTTCATCGCTGGTCCGCCAACTGCCGTTAAGAACTTTCGGCAAGACGTCATCGAGCTGCATCGGATGACCGATAAAGGCGATGTGGCCGTCACGGTCAACGACGAACGAGGTGGGAATCCCGACAGAAAAGCTGGAGTCCATCCAAAGCTTGTTCATTTCGCCTGTGGAGTCGAACCCGATCCGATAGTTCAGGTTCGAGAACTTGTCCGTCAACCACGCGTCCAACGTTGTTCGGGCCTCGTCCGCCGTTGGAGCTTGTTCGCAAGCTGCGACGCCGAGCAGCTCAAGTCCGCTGTCTTTGTATTTCTCTTGCAGCTCTACTAGATGAGGCATGACTTCCGCACATGGTCCGCACCAAGTTGCCCAAAATTCGACGATGTACACCTTCCCGGGCTGGAAGCTCGTGAGGGGCTCGCCGCGCAGCCAGTTCTCCACCTTGATCGGAGGAGCTGGGGACTCCATGCGCAGCACCATGTTGCTCTCCAAAACTATTGCCACTCGTTGCGCGACTTAGCGCTAGCCTGTTTCTCTCATACGGAGCACACGGGTTGGAGAGCATCACGCGTTTTGCGCATCTTGTGTGCGCTCAGCCCTCACTCCGTGTTTCTGCATCCCAACAGCAAAAGGCGTGCCATCTCGGTTCGCACGCATCAAACGCCTGACTACGCTTTGAAAACTCCAAGACGCCCCAAACGCAGCCGGTGTTTTGAACCTGACGGACTTTGTCCCATGTCAGAAGTTGGACACGAAATCCTTGTCGGTGAGCACTTGGTCATGCGAGCCGATCCGGCAAGATCTCGCGTCTAGAACTGCCGCCGCCCGAACGCATCATGTAGCAAGTGCAGTTAGGATCGATTTCGCAAGTGAGGCGCGCTCCCGCTCCAGGGTGACCAGCACAAGCATTTGAATAGGTCTTCCCACCGCCTTCGGCGAGACGATTGAGACGTCGGCTTCGATGATGCCCTCTGAGCGGAGCCTCTTGTGATGCCGCGGCCGCGAGCGGGACCGCGCTCGCGGCACCGGGCGCTATCTGGTGATCACCTCGACGGGAGGATGAGAATCACCTTCCTGCCTGGCATCAAGCGTGGCATTTGCCATCTTTGCACCTCCGCCGATCTGCTCATGCCAAGCTGTATCGCTGGCGAAACTCGCGATGGCGAGGGGGGCCTCATGCCGGTTACGACCAACAGGTGATCTCGAATGAAAGACGCAGGTCAAGTGAGGCGGTTTTATTTGCGAGGCGGCTCTGGTTGTCGCGAAGGTTCTTTCACCCGGGCGAGGGCGGTGGGCCGCAATGGCTCAGGTGCACGGCTTGGGTCCAGCACACGGCCAAGCTCATGCCTCGACCGGAGGTCTTGTAAGATCGATTCCAGTGAGGGTTCTTCAGCCATGCGCCCAGTGTTCGAAAAGGCGAGGCCCGGCAATGGAGGCCAAACCAACCTCGCAGCCGCCAATCTCGCGGGGGAATCGACCGAGCTGAGGAATCGCATAGCAAGCTGACGTGGGCCTTACGTTCCCACAACGCGCGGTCATAATCGTCTTTCCACTATCTGATAATCTCCGGGAAGTCCCTTGGATAAGTCGTGCCAGCTATCGCTCCGATCGACGGCACACTGCAAACACTGATGCAGTCCAGCTACATCAACTCGGGCTGAGGTTTCGGCTTCTGCATGGCATCTCGTAAAATTCTGTCAGCGCTCATAGCCCAGCTGCTGTTCGATACTGCGGAGGAGCCGGAGCATCACGTCAATCTCGAAAGTTGCGCCTCACGCGATGCGCCGGACGCGTCACCATTCGCTAACCTGGCGACATTCTCGGCGATTTGCGACGTGGACGAGAGTATTCGTGCGAATAACTGAAATACGCCAGCTGAAATAAGCTGCCTGTAGGCGGTCATTTTCTTGAGCTGCGCTACAGACGTTCCGACTCAGAAATTCTTTTGCGATTGCCTAGCCCGAATCTTCGGCAGGCCTTCCTCTCCTAACACCGTATTAGAAAGAGCATTCAACTTCAATGATGGAGATGTCCTGATCGATCTGAGCTATTGTTGCCTTGCAGTCGAAACCCGTCCTCGCCTTCAAATCCATCGCCAACCGACATCGATGCATCATTAGATCCTCAAGGGACTGACGGTCCTTCAATCGAATAAAGCCCTCTACAATCAACTCCATCGCATGTGACATAACACGACTCACTAAAATGTCTGAAAACAGAGAGACATCATAGATCTGCTTGCTCCTTCGTCAACGCTTGGAAGCAGCAAAGCGATAAACGCGTTGATAGCACCCGCAGCCAAATTAGGTCAGTACATCTCTAAAGTAGATTGCCGGTGTCGTTGTACGAAACATTCCAATCTGTGGCCGGAGCAACACGCTCGGGCGGTAAATGAACTCTTGGTACTTTCCGTACTTTTTCTGGCGACGCGCCGCGCTGGATTTGGATTTTAATCGTTGGCGAGACAGGCACGGGGAGACTCTTCGTTCGCGCTCACTTGGTCGGAAGAGGTGCGATATGAATCATGACGATAACGGAAATCGCCATGAGGTGTCGGTGATGACGGACGAACAGCACGAGCTGGAACACTGCAAGCAAGAGATTGCTCGTCTCAAACAGCTGGTTGTGCGCCTTTCTGCAATTGTGTTGCGCAACGTCGTAAGAGACGGCGAGAACCGAAAGGAACGCGCGTGAGTCTCTGGCCGCCCACCGAACGCCAGCCACGGAGGGAAACGAACGTTGCGTCGTAGCGCGCTGTTCTTGGCAGCGCGGCTCCCTCCGGGAGGCAGGGAGCAGCCCCGTCCTTATCTCCATAAGGGCGGGGCTCCGATTCTCTTTATGGGAGCCATCCCGCAATATCGGCGATTCAGCCGCCCACTTTATAATGCGGTCGTCAATCTAAAACACAACGAGGGTGTGTGGGCGTGCATCGAGATAGTTTGAATAGAGGCAGCGCCCTGCCTGGCAATCATTCCGGCGCTTTCGAGCGAGTAATACCTGTTCATTCCAGAACTGAGCTA
The DNA window shown above is from Bradyrhizobium sp. CB1650 and carries:
- a CDS encoding NEL-type E3 ubiquitin ligase domain-containing protein is translated as MDPFNHLHPFEDVERANDDELEQQQEYQAGFQQHLNELNPRERPPTNSNSLGGRDVVSNRDADFLRMPHGDRVGQGTSRLPSDSPAFSGREGNQDLLFAAADRGGQLPAGNFSLTDSWHGVDAAADWPTQSFDQEGHWWAEPADVVPEWPTRPAIPWQQNLGASILGRQLRPGDGSTTDLDPVLRQSRLDHILDTWAAEEGQTEDEDRQEAVRRIRAWAEAGDVYAGLELHDLGLTTLPAALPPGLQSLNVSDNELVRLPDTLPSGLRTLGASNNRLTRLPDTLPTGLQSLVIGGNQLTGLPETLPESLSTLAVCSNRLTSLPDNLPAGLQDLDVRGNLLTRLPDTLPTGLQSLALGSNRLTSLPDTLPPELKELEADGNRLTSLPDTLPAELLLLFARDNRLTSLPETLPTELQRLHVSGNSLSSLPENLPTELQMLEARNNRLTSLPETLLTRLGPGCMVYVEDNALPEQVRTNLAAALNARSYAGPRVFFSMDEGTMVDQERPLADAVADWLKGEPEAIAAWQNFAHEEGAPQYALFLDKLQKTVNYDNPEFREAVAEDLRQAAIRPELRRQFFELAYGASETCQDRVTLTWNGMQTARLKADVEDGAYDDRLGELIQQARVLFRLNALEPIARQKVDSLGFVDEIEVYLAYQVKLRERLDLQLIAPDMRFFDVAHVTEDDLTAAEIQVRNEEAAGFADYLATRWQPWEMVVSRIAPQAYAQMEGRLRQAMDEEFPSRLEQRLAEHQLTGDSDAELQFGAQISEEIAREIKGPLMRQVLGDRGLEL
- a CDS encoding type II toxin-antitoxin system HipA family toxin; its protein translation is MDRLPVYFETREVGWITAAGEASGFTYAESWRGLTGAFPVSLTMPLSRASHDASAILVWAANLLPENATLGTVGHMLGKSPADVIGLLAEMGRDTAGALSIGQPGTGLIAGKWREIPDKASLARILNELPNKPFLVGEDGVSMSLAGVQTKLAVALDGDTLYIPIDGAPSTHIIKPDGERLPGAVQNEAFCLTLARMIGIPTPKVTTGTAGERSYLLVERYDRRLDGKRWRRLHQEDFCQALSRPPAAKYQNNDRGLKGPSLTDMMGVTQRYMTAQQTARFVDLAIFNPMVWNTDSHAKNYSLMLSARGAAMAPGYDIVCAAPYPKITRNMAQKIGGQKQADQLGRNHWERFAIDCKLSPAQTIRRVSEIAQAVTHHAMAAKAEVEAMPAGGDPVLDTVVEAVISRAPGYLERLKQAEPAPEGAAAPSP
- a CDS encoding TlpA disulfide reductase family protein; protein product: MVLRMESPAPPIKVENWLRGEPLTSFQPGKVYIVEFWATWCGPCAEVMPHLVELQEKYKDSGLELLGVAACEQAPTADEARTTLDAWLTDKFSNLNYRIGFDSTGEMNKLWMDSSFSVGIPTSFVVDRDGHIAFIGHPMQLDDVLPKVLNGSWRTSDEAKAADTERIDSGRREMRERTLTESSLAKLRPAMEAEDWAKAVSAVEEAVAVMPDDLRFRALHAELLLHKLRNLQTGLPVLRQFARDAIDKKDEMWMEGALRQLFDPANDNSHFPSAERLAMGKELSEHILALNPPQGDGGFKYLSYGTVAQYYYESGNKDRAIELIEVALNSLGGPEPIPDELKQDVMSTLVEALANYKGEKACYGTVCATPQDGLPIASKRRQRSKQQKEG